From a single Oncorhynchus nerka isolate Pitt River linkage group LG11, Oner_Uvic_2.0, whole genome shotgun sequence genomic region:
- the LOC115137613 gene encoding uncharacterized protein LOC115137613 isoform X1: protein MLLVKTEVCFFGMVLCFTSFASMGNKHCHDSCNTSTLQAPLGSAVLLSCSFGSTSLGISPGHGWVVWNQGSGSGASLVNITSSGKVDFLDPRQGRVKAFPNQGGLGNFSILIDALQASDLGSYCCELQSHDQCHRVEVEELEEGSHIVLFFSVGSLAILLVLLSGCFCWVKWTRVSTERTPDYINTHFCAGVGNERPIYENNEHDPTRMQHDPTRIHHDPTTIQHDPTRIQYDPTRIQHDPTTIQHDLSRIQHDPTTIQHDPTRIQHDPTRIQHEAQRNQHEPVRYKNKLRDSSENRRQGFHGELMSRLRQSSLGQRYYANQAEINQQTRVRMDNHQRANEAKTNQDRRSQMDDCQRGSFWRKKPKEPVSPYQWMVTQAHCLLTIRDEEVLFC, encoded by the exons ATGCTCTTGGTCAAAACTGAAGTCTGTTTTTTTGGGATGGTATTATGTTTTACATCTTTTGCTTCAATGG GTAACAAACATTGCCATGACTCCTGTAACACATCCACCCTCCAGGCTCCACTAGGCTCTGCGGTGCTCCTGTCATGCAGCTTTGGGTCCACCTCTCTGGGAATTAGCCCTGGCCATGGCTGGGTGGTGTGGAACCAGGGCTCTGGTTCTGGTGCCAGCCTGGTCAACATCACGTCCTCTGGGAAG GTGGACTTTCTGGACCCCAGGCAGGGCAGAGTGAAGGCTTTCCCCAATCAGGGAGGTCTGGGGAACTTCTCCATCCTAATCGATGCCCTTCAGGCCTCAGACTTGGGCTcctactgttgtgagctgcagagtCATGACCAGTGCCATCGAGTGGAAGTTGAGGAACTTGAAGAAG GTTCACACATCGTGTTGTTTTTCAGCGTTGGCAGTTTGGCCATCCTCCTAGTGCTCCTAAGTGGCTGTTTCTGCTGGGTGAAATGGACAC GAGTTTCTACTGAAAGAACACCAGACTATATCAACACCCATTTCTGTGCAG GAGTCGGCAATGAGCGACCGATCTATG AAAACAATGAACATGATCCAACCAGAATGCAGCATGATCCGACCAGAATTCACCATGATCCGACCACAATTCAGCACGATCCGACCAGAATTCAGTACGATCCAACCAGAATTCAGCATGATCCAACCACAATTCAGCACGATCTGTCCAGAATTCAGCATGATCCCACCACAATTCAGCATGATCCAACCAGAATTCAGCATGATCCAACCAGAATTCAACATGAAGCACAAAGAAACCAGCACGAACCAGTTAGATACAAAAATAAATTGAGAGATTCGAGTGAGAACAGAAGACAGGGGTTTCATGGAG AACTCATGAGCAGATTGCGCCAATCAAGTCTCGGACAGCGTTACTATG CAAACCAAGCCGAGATCAACCAGCAAACCAGAGTTCGGATGGACAACCACCAAAGAGCAAACGAAGCAAAGACCAACCAGGATCGCAGATCCCAAATGGACGACTGCCAAAGAG GAAGCTTTTGGAGAAAGAAACCCAAAGAGC CTGTGTCACCCTACCAGTGGATGGTCACCCAGGCCCATTGTTTGCTGACCATCAGAGATGAAGAGGTACTCTTCTGTTGA
- the LOC115137613 gene encoding uncharacterized protein LOC115137613 isoform X2: MLLVKTEVCFFGMVLCFTSFASMGNKHCHDSCNTSTLQAPLGSAVLLSCSFGSTSLGISPGHGWVVWNQGSGSGASLVNITSSGKVDFLDPRQGRVKAFPNQGGLGNFSILIDALQASDLGSYCCELQSHDQCHRVEVEELEEGSHIVLFFSVGSLAILLVLLSGCFCWVKWTRVSTERTPDYINTHFCAGVGNERPIYENNEHDPTRMQHDPTRIHHDPTTIQHDPTRIQYDPTRIQHDPTTIQHDLSRIQHDPTTIQHDPTRIQHDPTRIQHEAQRNQHEPVRYKNKLRDSSENRRQGFHGELMSRLRQSSLGQRYYANQAEINQQTRVRMDNHQRANEAKTNQDRRSQMDDCQRGSFWRKKPKEQCEYENPIYNSVVQLHKL; the protein is encoded by the exons ATGCTCTTGGTCAAAACTGAAGTCTGTTTTTTTGGGATGGTATTATGTTTTACATCTTTTGCTTCAATGG GTAACAAACATTGCCATGACTCCTGTAACACATCCACCCTCCAGGCTCCACTAGGCTCTGCGGTGCTCCTGTCATGCAGCTTTGGGTCCACCTCTCTGGGAATTAGCCCTGGCCATGGCTGGGTGGTGTGGAACCAGGGCTCTGGTTCTGGTGCCAGCCTGGTCAACATCACGTCCTCTGGGAAG GTGGACTTTCTGGACCCCAGGCAGGGCAGAGTGAAGGCTTTCCCCAATCAGGGAGGTCTGGGGAACTTCTCCATCCTAATCGATGCCCTTCAGGCCTCAGACTTGGGCTcctactgttgtgagctgcagagtCATGACCAGTGCCATCGAGTGGAAGTTGAGGAACTTGAAGAAG GTTCACACATCGTGTTGTTTTTCAGCGTTGGCAGTTTGGCCATCCTCCTAGTGCTCCTAAGTGGCTGTTTCTGCTGGGTGAAATGGACAC GAGTTTCTACTGAAAGAACACCAGACTATATCAACACCCATTTCTGTGCAG GAGTCGGCAATGAGCGACCGATCTATG AAAACAATGAACATGATCCAACCAGAATGCAGCATGATCCGACCAGAATTCACCATGATCCGACCACAATTCAGCACGATCCGACCAGAATTCAGTACGATCCAACCAGAATTCAGCATGATCCAACCACAATTCAGCACGATCTGTCCAGAATTCAGCATGATCCCACCACAATTCAGCATGATCCAACCAGAATTCAGCATGATCCAACCAGAATTCAACATGAAGCACAAAGAAACCAGCACGAACCAGTTAGATACAAAAATAAATTGAGAGATTCGAGTGAGAACAGAAGACAGGGGTTTCATGGAG AACTCATGAGCAGATTGCGCCAATCAAGTCTCGGACAGCGTTACTATG CAAACCAAGCCGAGATCAACCAGCAAACCAGAGTTCGGATGGACAACCACCAAAGAGCAAACGAAGCAAAGACCAACCAGGATCGCAGATCCCAAATGGACGACTGCCAAAGAG GAAGCTTTTGGAGAAAGAAACCCAAAGAGC AATGTGAATATGAAAACCCAatctataacagtgtagtccaaCTCCACAAACTATAG